The Thalassotalea nanhaiensis genome has a window encoding:
- the mreD gene encoding rod shape-determining protein MreD: MKARSNNLVIFITIIISLMLTIMPMPIGADAFRPNWALLVIAYWSLALPNRVNVIFAWLVGFILDVLLGSVLGINAFATALVAYVIVNNFQKIRNFSLWQQSLIIGLLTALYHLIIFWIQRFILDVDFSISYLKPVITSAAIWPVVFLLLRKVRRQLQVR; encoded by the coding sequence ATGAAAGCTAGAAGCAATAACCTGGTGATATTTATTACCATCATTATTTCTCTAATGTTAACTATTATGCCTATGCCGATTGGTGCAGATGCATTTAGGCCTAACTGGGCTTTGTTGGTTATTGCATACTGGAGCTTGGCGCTACCCAATCGAGTTAATGTTATATTTGCCTGGCTGGTTGGTTTTATTCTTGATGTATTGCTTGGCTCTGTACTTGGCATTAATGCATTTGCAACGGCATTGGTTGCTTATGTGATTGTTAATAATTTTCAGAAAATCCGTAACTTTTCTCTCTGGCAACAGTCACTGATCATCGGTTTACTAACAGCCCTGTATCATTTGATTATTTTCTGGATTCAACGCTTTATTTTGGATGTTGATTTTTCAATTAGTTATTTAAAGCCAGTAATAACCAGTGCGGCTATTTGGCCGGTGGTGTTTTTGTTATTAAGAAAAGTTCGTCGTCAATTGCAGGTACGCTGA
- the mreC gene encoding rod shape-determining protein MreC, giving the protein MTPIFLEGYSSHRRILFALALSCVFIYFDHKLASFEVARGYLQSLVSPLQYLANTPKKVMDYASENIVSRKQLMVDNERLKMNELLLNEKLLQLDILQQENDRLRKLLASPLRSDYRKIVAEILAVDSDPYSQQVVINRGLSDGIYEGQPVIDETGVVGQILHVGVNNSRVLLMTDITHAIPLRVHRNGIRVIAKGTGSVSQMEVSHIPNSTDIKVGDLLVTSGLGGKFPEGYPVAEVSYVSENPNKEFARIKITPLVEMNRLRYLLLIWPNQQGSNLQPLPPESKGANNES; this is encoded by the coding sequence ATGACTCCAATTTTTTTAGAAGGATATTCCAGTCACAGGCGCATTTTATTCGCGCTTGCGTTGTCTTGTGTATTCATATATTTCGATCATAAATTAGCAAGTTTTGAAGTGGCAAGGGGTTACCTCCAGTCGTTGGTTAGCCCATTACAATATTTAGCAAATACTCCTAAAAAAGTAATGGACTACGCTTCTGAAAACATCGTTTCTCGCAAGCAGTTAATGGTTGATAACGAACGTTTGAAAATGAATGAACTACTGCTGAATGAGAAGTTATTACAACTCGATATTTTGCAACAAGAAAACGACCGATTACGTAAATTACTTGCTTCGCCATTGCGAAGTGACTACCGAAAAATCGTTGCGGAGATCCTAGCCGTAGATAGTGACCCTTATTCACAACAAGTCGTCATAAACCGCGGGTTATCTGATGGTATATACGAAGGTCAACCTGTTATTGATGAAACAGGGGTTGTTGGACAAATTTTGCATGTTGGTGTTAATAATTCACGAGTATTGTTAATGACCGATATTACCCATGCAATACCATTAAGAGTACACCGTAACGGAATTAGGGTGATTGCTAAAGGTACAGGTAGTGTCAGTCAGATGGAAGTCAGCCATATCCCAAATTCAACTGATATTAAAGTTGGAGACTTATTAGTGACTTCTGGGTTAGGTGGGAAATTTCCTGAAGGTTATCCTGTGGCAGAAGTTTCTTATGTGTCGGAAAACCCAAATAAAGAATTTGCTCGAATTAAAATTACCCCATTAGTTGAAATGAACCGGTTACGATATTTGCTATTAATTTGGCCTAACCAGCAAGGCAGTAATCTACAGCCATTACCTCCTGAAAGTAAGGGGGCAAACAATGAAAGCTAG